TGATAACAATTATCTATGCCATCTTTAAAAACAATGAACCTTATAACCCCTCTCGTGTTTTTGCTATGGTTAGACAGTGATAAGTTAAAGAACTAAAGCTAATTTACTTCAAATTGATGATGGAATTGTAATAGTGCCATCACCTTTTAATTGTCAATCAAACCAACTTAGTTTGATTGTAAAAGCACTCTAATCTAAAGTTATAATTTTAGATTAAACTCTTAAAAGTGCTTTCAAAATCAAACTCATTTCAAGAGAAAAATCTCTTGAAAATTGGTTGTTTTTAAAATAGCTTTAAAAAGCTATTGCTTTTTTATTTTTTTGTCCTTTTTAAGTTATTTTTTATAAAAAGGCTAATTAGATGTTATCTCTTACTCTTAAAAATACAGGAAATCTAGGTTTTCCTTTTTTAGTAAACTCTTTGTACTTAAATGTAATGATTGTACCAATTTTAGGTGGATGTTCTCTAAAAGCATTGCTAAGCCCTGAGCCTATCTTAAAGCGTGTACCATCTTTTAATTGACATTCAATCGCTCCAACTTTTCCACGAAACTTACCTTTACCCTCTGTATAACCAACAATCTCGCACTCCGTATCGTGAAAACGTTTGACTTTAAGTGCTTTGGATGTTCGCTTGCCAATATATGGAGTATTCGGAACTCTTACTACAACACCCTCTCCACCATTTTGTTCTACCTCATCTAAAAATCTTTTCAAATCATCTTTTGATCTTATTGGAAGTTGAGTAATAATCTTAATTACTTCACCTTCATACGATTTTATTTTGGCAAGTCGTTCAAACAGATTACCTTTGGCATTTGGTACATCAAAGATATAATGTTTAATCTTTTTCCAATCACTACTAGGTCTTTTATCTCGAACAGTTGAAGAGATAAACTCAAAATCTCCTCTTTTACTCCAAAGCTCACCATCAATAGCAAATGGTGGATAATCTTTTATAAACCAGCTAGGAGCGTGAATTACTTTTCCGCTTCTTGTCAATAACTGCTTACCATCCCAATAAGCTCTAATCCCATCAAGCTTCTCACTCATAACCCATCCAGTAATATTCTGATCTGTATAGACTTTTAAAAGTAAAAGGTTTGGTTTTGAAGCAAAGAGTAAAATGGGAAGTAGTAGCAATAGGAGTCTCATTAATTTCCTTTATTTATTGTATTTTGTAAATACTCTTGAAACTTCATCTTCACTACCTTTTAATATGATAAAACTATCTTTTATACTATCAATTATACAGCTATTCGCACAACTTAGATCAACAATATCAAAATCACACTCATCCAAATCAAAAATTTCTCCTATCAAGTCATAAGCTTTTGCCTTTACTCCCCAGCCATCATCAGCCTTTTCATCCATTAACAACGCAAAATCATAATCACTTCTTAAATGCTCTTTTCCCTCTGCTCTACTTCCAAAAAGTAGTGCTACTTTAACAAAGGAAAGCCTTTTATCATTGAAGAACTTTTTTAAAGTCTCTATATCTAACTTCTTTGTGGTACCATAAATCCTACTCTTTTCATAAAACATAAAACCTTACCGCCTACTTTCCAAACAGGCTCTCAAGCTCTTCATCACTCATCTTGCCTATCCAGCTTTCACCTACACTTACGCTAAGGTTTTGAAGCTCCTCTTTTGCTTTGATCATCTTGTCAATCTTCTCTTCAAAACTGTTTTGCGTAATAAACCTGAAAACATTGACATTTTTTGTCTGCCCTATCCTGAATGCTCTGTCGGTTGCTTGGTTTTCAACAGCCGGATTGAACCACAAATCGTAGTGAATGACATTGTTGGCACTTGTTAAATTAAGCCCTACTCCACCTGCCTTTAAAGAGAGTATGAAAATCTTTTTATCCTTATCGTTGTTAAAGCTCTCTACCAATTCATCTCTTTTTGACTTGCTTAAACTACCCTTCAAATATAGTGGTTCTAAAAGTAGTTCTCTTTTTATAATCTCTTCTAAAATATCTCCCATTTGGGTATATTGGGTAAAGATGAGCACCTTTTCATCTCTCTCTATTATTGTCTCTAAAAGTTCAAGCAGAAGTTTCGATTTGCCTGAAAGTTTGTAGTCAAGATCATAAGAGTTATCAAAGTTTTTTGGATGGTTGCAAATCTGTTTAAGCGATATGAGCAGTTTAAAGATGAGTCCGCTTCTATCTTTTGAGTCACTCTTTTTAATATTGTCCATCATCTCTTCAAGAAAACTTCCATACAGAGCCGCCTGCTCTTTCTCCATTGTAATATATTGATCAATAACTATCTTTTGAGGCAGATCATTTATGATCGTCTTATCTGTCTTTAAGCGTCTTAGCATAAATGGAGCGGTAATATTTTTTAGACGCTTTGCAATCTCTTGGTTTTTGTTTATCTCTATCTCTTTGGCATACTCTTTTTGAAAATCTTTTAGACTCTTTAGATATCTTGGAATAGCAAAATCGAAAATACTCCAAAGCTCACTTAAGTTATTTTCAACAGGTGTTCCACTAAGTGCCACTCTATAACGAGACTTAATAGCTTTTACGCTTTGTGCAGTTGATGTCAAAGGATTTTTTATATTTTGCGCCTCATCTATGACTATCATATCAAACTTTTGCTCTTTAAACTTCTCTAAATCCCTTCTTAAAATCTGATATGAAGTCAAAATGATGTCACTATCTTTAAACTCCCTACCCTTTCCATAATATATCGAATAGCTTAGAGTCGGTGCAAACTTCTCAATCTCTTTTGACCAATTGTTTAGCAAAGTTGTAGGTACTAC
Above is a window of Hydrogenimonas thermophila DNA encoding:
- a CDS encoding DNA ligase, whose translation is MRLLLLLLPILLFASKPNLLLLKVYTDQNITGWVMSEKLDGIRAYWDGKQLLTRSGKVIHAPSWFIKDYPPFAIDGELWSKRGDFEFISSTVRDKRPSSDWKKIKHYIFDVPNAKGNLFERLAKIKSYEGEVIKIITQLPIRSKDDLKRFLDEVEQNGGEGVVVRVPNTPYIGKRTSKALKVKRFHDTECEIVGYTEGKGKFRGKVGAIECQLKDGTRFKIGSGLSNAFREHPPKIGTIITFKYKEFTKKGKPRFPVFLRVRDNI
- a CDS encoding nucleotidyltransferase domain-containing protein, with product MFYEKSRIYGTTKKLDIETLKKFFNDKRLSFVKVALLFGSRAEGKEHLRSDYDFALLMDEKADDGWGVKAKAYDLIGEIFDLDECDFDIVDLSCANSCIIDSIKDSFIILKGSEDEVSRVFTKYNK